Part of the Pelotomaculum isophthalicicum JI genome is shown below.
GTTCGGGTTCGGTTCTCTGTCCGGGAACTACCTGTTCGCGTGAATGGGGTTGTGTTTTTTTCTTTTCCGGAAGCACAATCTCTTTTTGCATTTCCAGCCTATCCAGCAATTGTTTGCAGGCATCTATCTTATAGCGGCCATTCGGAGCGTTCCAAGACAAGCCTTCACATATCGTCTTCGCCAATTCGTGGCGACTCAATTTCGGAAATAGACGCACCGTTTCGATGACATCTCGAAGTTCTTCAGTTGTAAACATACGCCCGCATATTAATATGGCCCCATTTTCATCATGTTTCATAGTGTTGGCCCCTTTCTTCTGGCAACCCTCACTATTATCTCATAACGAATATAATTTGTCCAGTAGGGTTTTGCGAAAAAATATTCTCTTTAAAAGGATACAACGCCTTTAATTTAACGGCTCTGAGAATTATGCGTCAGTACTGGGGTAACCATGAAGTTCAAGGATATTAAAACTTTATTGCCCATATCAGTACCCTTTGGACTAATATACCTGTTTTATAAGTTTTACTTAGAAATTCAGGAAACGCAGTTGGTGTCTTTTGAAGTAATACGATATTCTTCTTACGCCATATTGTTGATAGGGCTGGTTGTCAGTTACTTCTCTAACCGGAATAGAGTATTTTTCAGCTTAATCACATTGTTCTTGTGCCAATACCTCTTAGTAGACAAAAAATTATACATGAGTTTTGTCTATACTGCGGCTTGTATATTCATTCCATTGAATATAATATTATTCACTTTTTTAACGGAGCGTGGCGTTTTAACTCCCGGCGGGAAAAGCCGGGTAGCATTGATAGTTGGGGAATTTTTCTTTACCGCTTCGATATTTGGGTCAAATAGCCAGTTGTTGGATACCGTCCTTAATAAAAAAATCTTTTCTCTTAGAATCCTTAGTCTGACGCCTGTTCCTCAAATGGCAACTTTATTTTTCCTCGCCGCCATATTAATCCTGATTATAAGACAAAGTAAAAATATATCATCTTATGAATGCTCCTTTACCGGTGTTATAGTTGCCTCTTTTATTGCCGTATGCTATCGCCATGCTGGACATCGATTTTTTTAAAAAATTTAATGATACTTACGGACATGATGTAGGTGACAACGCGTTAAGGTTTGTTGCCACGATGATGAAAAATGTAACCGGCGGAGGGAAAATCTATCGTTACGGGGGTGAAGAATTCACCATTATTTTTCCTGGCAAAGGAGTTGACGACGCGGTACCGCACTTAGAAAAGCTAAGAAACAAAATCTCCAAGCGGGGGTTTATCCTCCGTGGACAGAATAGGCCAAAAAAGAAGCCCAAGAATATAACGCCGAGTAATTCCTCAAAGCGGCTGTTTCTGACTGTCAGTATTGGCGTATCAGAGAAAACCGAAAGAAACAAAACGGCCGAAGCTGTGCTCAAGTCAGCGGATAACGCGCTTTACCGGGCAAAAGAAAACGGAAGAAATCGTATCAGTAGTTAAACTACGTGTCTAAAGCATCAAATTTATATTGGTGCCATGACGGTCGAGTTCCTATCTAAACCTGGAGGATTAAATAAATGAAAGATGAATATAAAACCGGAGAACAATTGGCAGATGAGTTGGTGAGGCCATGCTTGGGGGCTACAGATTTAGAGAAAAAGTTGCGAGCCGAGAAGCTACAGCTACTAGCAATCTGCGATAACATAAACGAGATAATGTATGTTTCCGACCCAACGACATATGAAATACTCTTTGTTAATAAAACTCTTAGGGAACTGCATAAAAAAGAGCTTGTCGGAAGTATTTGTTATAAGGAATTTCAAGGTAGGGAATCACCGTGTGAATTTTGCACTAACAATGTAATATTGAAAGACAAAGGCAAGCCATATAAATGGGAGCATTATAATCCGCTGCACGGAAGAAACTATATGATAGAAGACATAGCTATCAGGTGGCCGGACGGACGCGATGTGAGGTTTGAGTTTGCCGTAGACATTACGAACCACAAGAAAGTGGAAGAAGCTATCCGGCGCAGGCTGGAATTTATGGATATCGTTAAAAGGATTTCTTCCCGTTTTGTAGGTGTCTCCAACATAGACGAAGCTATTAATGATTCTCTCGCGGATATAGGGATAATCAGCGGAGCAGGACGTGCCTACTTGTTTTACATGAGCCAGGATGAAACAACAATGAGTAATACTCACGAATGGTGTAATGACGGGGTGCTTCCGCAGAAAGACACGCTTCAAAATGTTCCGAACATAACGTTACCCTGGTGGATGGAAAAGTTGCACAAGGGTGAAGTCATTCATATAACAGACGTTTCCAAATTGCCGCGGGAAGCACAGGCTGAAAGAGACCTGCTGGAAAAACAGGATATAAAATCGTTAATCTCGCTCCCTCTGTATGTCAATGGAAAACTATCCGGATTCATAGGATTTGATAACGTTACTGGAACCGGTTCATGGAGTGATGATGACCTTGCGTTGCTGCGCGTATCTTCAGAAATTATCGGTAACGCATATGAACGAAAGCTCGTCGACGAAGCCCTTCGCGAATCAGAAAACAAATACAGAACCATTTTTGAAAATACAGGAACAGCGATAGTCATATTAGAAGAAGATAATACAATATCCCTCGTTAATAGTGAATTTGAACGATATACTGGATTTGGCAAAGAAGAAATCCAAGGTAAAAAAAGTTTGAATGAATTCTTAAGAGACTACTCCAGAGGGATAAAAAAGCACTTTCCTCTTGTTGACAATCTTCCACTAAACCTCGAATCACATTTAGTTGATAAAATGGGTAATACAAAAAACGTTATCATAAATATTACCCGGCTGCCGGGAACAAGTAAATACGTAGTTTCCCTATTAGACATCACAGAACAGAAACGCATTGAAAAGCAACTGAAATATCTAAGTTTCCATGACACACTTACAGGTTTGTACAACCGGGCTTTTTTTGAGGAAGAAATGCGACGCCTAGGGAACGAGCGGCACATGCCTATCAGTATAATCATGTGCGATGTAGATGGCCTCAAACTGGTTAACGATACTCTCGGACATCACGCTGGAGATGAATTACTTGTTTCAGCTTCCGGCATCATTAAAAAATGTTTTAGGAAGAGTGACATAGTGGCGCGGATCGGTGGCGACGAATTCGCGTTAATACTTCCTAATAGTAACAGGAACATAGCAGAAAAGGCATGCTGCAACATTCGCAATGCGCTGGCGAAATATAACGCGGCAAATACAAAAAACATTCTCAGCTTGTCGATTGGGTTCGCCGTGAAGGATGATCCCAGCGTCAGCATGGCTGAACTGTTTAAGGAAGCCGATAATAGCATGTACCGGGAAAAACTCCATCACAAGGAAAGTGCCCGGAATGCCATTGTACAAGCCCTTACGAAGGCGCTCGCAGCCAGGGACTTTATAACTGAAGGCCACGCTGAACGCCTGCGCAGCCTTGTTGCCAGCATGGCCGCGGCAATCGGTATCCCCGAGTATAAAATAGCCGACCTCCGCCTGCTTGCACAGTTCCACGACATAGGTAAAGTAGGTGTTTCCGACAGAATTCTTTTTAAGCCGGGACCTTTGACCCCTGAGGAACGCTCTGAAATTGAGCTGCATTGTTCGATAGGTCACCGGATCGCCCTGGCTGCTCCCGATTTAACCCCAATCGCCGATTGGATCCTGAAGCACCACGAATGGTGGAATGGAAAAGGATATCCTCTTGGGCTTAAAGAGCAAGAAATTCCGCTGGAGTGCCGCGTTTTAGCCATAGCTGACGCCTACGACGCCATGACCAGTGATCGTCCTTACCGGAAAGCTATCACCCATGAAGCGGCAGTTAAGGAACTTGAGAGATGCGCGGGTTCTCAATTCGATCCGGTTTTAACACCTAAATTCATTCGAGTCTTAGAGGATATCAGATCCTTTTAACAATTTTCGACAAAGCATCTACTATTATTAAATAAATAATTTAAATACTATCGCCCCTAAATATAAAAATTATTTATTTGTCTAATAAGCTAATGTTATTTATAATCCTTATGAAATAAATATTCATAAGGAGATGTGTATTATGGCAACTGACTACCGTCCGATGTGGGAATCCATCGGACTCGATCTGGAGGCTCACGACCAGCTTTGTACAAAAGATGACAACTAAATAATATTTGAGGTGAAGGTTTTCCAATGATTTCCATTCAATAGGTTGGCATCCCAATCATAAACTCACTCTTGATTTTACCGACCGCAGCCGCGCTCAATATATCCTGCAGCATGACGGCAGTGCCATGTGATCTCTTTACTAATAACCTTCACTTCCGAGATAACGGGACTGCTCATGTCGTATTATTGCTCGACAGCCACCGGAGTAACCATCGTTTTGTCTGCGGCGCTGTTTTACCCGGGTATACTTCTGTTAAAACCAAGGTTCGCTTGATTCCTGGTTTCGATTTTTTAAACCAAAATTAAGCAGAGATGTACTTTTATCACGAAATAACTGGCCTTGCAGGTACTAAAACTTGAAATTATGTAATAGTAGTACTTAATAATTCCCATGGGGATTATTACTATTGACTTTGATTTTTACTTTGTTAGTCTATAGCTGGCACAGCAAGGTTATCGCTGAACGATATTTGTTCCCATATCGACAGGCTTACCAAAATATATTGACGATGCAACTAAGCCATCTACACCTGTCTGGGCATATAGTTCTGCATTATTTTCATTTATGCCACCCGCTGCCAGGATAGTGATTCTATTATTTTTTGCTCTGATTAGCTCAACTGCTTTTTTTAATTCAACAGGCGATATTTTATCAAATTGCAGGCCATCTACTCCTGTCTGGCATAGTAATAAAGCATCATCAATTGTCTCAACTTCCACGAGAAATTTTTTTTCACAGGTATAGTACTTACCTCTTAATCTTTTTACTGGACAACGAGAAAAATAAAAAGCTAACCTTGGCAAAGGATAGCT
Proteins encoded:
- a CDS encoding diguanylate cyclase domain-containing protein: MKDEYKTGEQLADELVRPCLGATDLEKKLRAEKLQLLAICDNINEIMYVSDPTTYEILFVNKTLRELHKKELVGSICYKEFQGRESPCEFCTNNVILKDKGKPYKWEHYNPLHGRNYMIEDIAIRWPDGRDVRFEFAVDITNHKKVEEAIRRRLEFMDIVKRISSRFVGVSNIDEAINDSLADIGIISGAGRAYLFYMSQDETTMSNTHEWCNDGVLPQKDTLQNVPNITLPWWMEKLHKGEVIHITDVSKLPREAQAERDLLEKQDIKSLISLPLYVNGKLSGFIGFDNVTGTGSWSDDDLALLRVSSEIIGNAYERKLVDEALRESENKYRTIFENTGTAIVILEEDNTISLVNSEFERYTGFGKEEIQGKKSLNEFLRDYSRGIKKHFPLVDNLPLNLESHLVDKMGNTKNVIINITRLPGTSKYVVSLLDITEQKRIEKQLKYLSFHDTLTGLYNRAFFEEEMRRLGNERHMPISIIMCDVDGLKLVNDTLGHHAGDELLVSASGIIKKCFRKSDIVARIGGDEFALILPNSNRNIAEKACCNIRNALAKYNAANTKNILSLSIGFAVKDDPSVSMAELFKEADNSMYREKLHHKESARNAIVQALTKALAARDFITEGHAERLRSLVASMAAAIGIPEYKIADLRLLAQFHDIGKVGVSDRILFKPGPLTPEERSEIELHCSIGHRIALAAPDLTPIADWILKHHEWWNGKGYPLGLKEQEIPLECRVLAIADAYDAMTSDRPYRKAITHEAAVKELERCAGSQFDPVLTPKFIRVLEDIRSF
- a CDS encoding GGDEF domain-containing protein codes for the protein MPLLLPYAIAMLDIDFFKKFNDTYGHDVGDNALRFVATMMKNVTGGGKIYRYGGEEFTIIFPGKGVDDAVPHLEKLRNKISKRGFILRGQNRPKKKPKNITPSNSSKRLFLTVSIGVSEKTERNKTAEAVLKSADNALYRAKENGRNRISS